From one Paenibacillus sp. FSL K6-1330 genomic stretch:
- a CDS encoding leucyl aminopeptidase, whose protein sequence is MKWTLQGSLSSGQVHTDAIIIPVTKKQTAEGGVSEAWDPLLKPLAESRLFDGTPNRSFVWPESIEGESRLLIWLGRPEGILTSEQLRLLSAQAGKAAVKSGVRSAAIQIPNTMVNFTAEQTPQDAAQALTEGFILGSYRKPHYKRDAAEQTNLEEILYYIEEDMDAEFEAGWTKGMSLGAAIGEATCLARDLTNLPGNMLLPEDLAQKALQVAKRNGFEAQVLDEEGLVEKGMGGLLAVGKGSIHPPRMIALRYQGRETWEDVIGLVGKGVTFDTGGVSLKRASGMEDMISDMGGAATVLGVMEALGRIRPRVNVVMVIPSAENVMSGSAFKPGDIVTTLSGRTIEVLNTDAEGRIVLADGVTYAKQLGASRLIDVATLTGAVVSALGDIATGAVTNDETFLQELITSSRRAGEKIWPLPSYPEFWDKLKSEVADLRNQTGREGGTITGGLFVGTFADGLPWVHFDIAGTAYLSKERGVDPKGATGVLVRTITDWILKQVQVVMD, encoded by the coding sequence ATGAAGTGGACATTACAAGGCAGCTTATCATCCGGGCAGGTGCATACCGATGCTATCATCATTCCCGTAACGAAAAAACAAACGGCGGAAGGCGGTGTTTCCGAGGCCTGGGATCCACTGCTCAAACCGTTGGCCGAGAGTCGGTTATTTGACGGAACTCCCAATCGGTCATTCGTATGGCCGGAGAGCATCGAAGGTGAATCGCGCCTGTTAATATGGCTGGGCCGCCCCGAAGGAATCTTGACATCCGAGCAGCTGCGGCTGCTTTCAGCACAAGCGGGGAAAGCCGCCGTGAAATCGGGTGTACGCAGTGCTGCCATTCAAATTCCGAATACGATGGTCAACTTCACTGCCGAACAGACTCCCCAAGATGCTGCTCAGGCTTTAACTGAAGGTTTTATCCTCGGAAGCTATCGGAAACCTCATTATAAGCGTGATGCTGCCGAACAAACGAATTTAGAAGAAATCCTCTATTATATAGAAGAAGATATGGATGCGGAATTTGAAGCTGGGTGGACGAAGGGGATGTCATTAGGGGCAGCGATTGGAGAAGCGACCTGTCTGGCACGGGATTTAACGAACCTGCCCGGCAATATGCTGTTGCCGGAAGACTTGGCCCAGAAGGCACTTCAGGTTGCAAAACGGAACGGTTTTGAAGCACAGGTACTGGACGAGGAAGGACTTGTCGAGAAGGGCATGGGCGGCCTTCTGGCCGTAGGTAAAGGCAGCATACATCCACCGCGCATGATTGCGCTCCGTTATCAGGGACGGGAGACGTGGGAGGATGTGATTGGCCTTGTTGGTAAGGGGGTTACGTTTGATACCGGTGGTGTATCGCTGAAGAGGGCATCTGGGATGGAGGATATGATCAGCGACATGGGCGGGGCGGCTACCGTACTGGGCGTTATGGAAGCGCTCGGACGGATTCGTCCCAGGGTAAATGTAGTGATGGTGATTCCGTCAGCGGAAAATGTAATGAGCGGTAGTGCCTTTAAACCCGGTGATATTGTCACGACGTTGAGCGGTCGCACCATCGAAGTATTGAATACGGATGCTGAGGGACGTATTGTGCTTGCGGACGGAGTAACTTATGCCAAGCAGCTCGGGGCTTCGCGTTTGATTGATGTGGCCACATTGACAGGTGCTGTCGTTTCGGCTCTTGGGGATATAGCCACTGGGGCCGTAACTAATGATGAGACCTTTTTGCAAGAGCTTATTACCTCATCTCGGAGGGCCGGCGAAAAAATATGGCCGCTTCCATCCTATCCGGAGTTCTGGGATAAATTGAAGAGTGAGGTGGCGGATTTACGAAATCAGACGGGCCGAGAAGGCGGGACGATAACGGGTGGTCTTTTTGTAGGGACATTTGCTGATGGGCTGCCCTGGGTGCATTTTGACATAGCAGGTACGGCTTACTTATCCAAGGAGCGGGGCGTGGATCCCAAAGGGGCAACGGGTGTGCTCGTTCGCACCATCACCGACTGGATTCTTAAGCAGGTCCAGGTCGTCATGGATTGA
- the leuB gene encoding 3-isopropylmalate dehydrogenase codes for MAETKKIAVIAGDGIGPEVVAEAEKIIKRTEEVFGYSFTTEHALFGGIAIDEKGTPLPEETLNVCKSADAVLLGAVGGPKWDNNSKELRPETGLLGIRKELGLFSNLRPAVIFDCLKDASTLKPEVLEGTDLMVVRELTGGIYFGEKFRREGAGGEEAVDTCVYNTAEVERIVHQAFEIAQKRRKKLASVDKANVLETSRLWRETVNRIAPEYPDVELEHVLVDNCAMQLLRRPSSFDVIVTENMFGDILSDEAAMLTGSIGMLASASMGEGAFGLYEPVHGSAPDIAGQGLANPIATILSVALMYRLTFGYEDAADAIERAVAEVLDAGHRTADIAVDKSKALSTTEMGDLIAAAIR; via the coding sequence ATGGCAGAAACGAAAAAAATCGCGGTAATTGCCGGAGACGGCATCGGCCCTGAAGTAGTGGCGGAAGCGGAGAAGATCATTAAACGTACTGAAGAGGTGTTCGGATATTCATTTACAACGGAACATGCGCTGTTTGGCGGCATTGCCATTGATGAGAAAGGGACGCCGCTGCCAGAAGAAACGCTGAATGTATGTAAAAGTGCTGATGCTGTATTGCTGGGTGCGGTGGGCGGACCGAAATGGGACAACAATTCGAAGGAGCTTCGTCCGGAAACCGGATTGCTTGGCATCCGTAAAGAGCTTGGCTTGTTCTCCAACCTGCGTCCGGCTGTCATTTTCGATTGCTTGAAAGATGCGTCCACATTGAAGCCTGAAGTTCTCGAAGGTACCGACTTGATGGTCGTTCGTGAGCTGACAGGAGGCATATACTTCGGCGAGAAGTTCAGACGCGAAGGTGCTGGTGGGGAAGAAGCGGTAGATACCTGTGTATACAACACGGCGGAGGTAGAGCGCATCGTTCATCAAGCCTTCGAGATTGCACAGAAGCGCCGGAAGAAGCTGGCTTCTGTCGATAAAGCGAACGTGCTGGAAACGTCCCGCTTGTGGCGCGAAACGGTAAACCGCATCGCTCCTGAATATCCGGATGTGGAGCTGGAGCATGTGCTGGTAGACAATTGCGCGATGCAGCTGCTGCGTCGTCCGTCCAGCTTTGACGTGATCGTAACCGAGAACATGTTCGGCGATATTCTAAGCGATGAAGCAGCGATGCTGACAGGTTCCATCGGCATGCTGGCATCCGCATCCATGGGTGAAGGAGCTTTCGGTCTGTACGAGCCGGTACACGGTTCGGCACCGGACATTGCCGGTCAAGGCTTGGCAAACCCAATTGCAACGATTCTTTCCGTCGCGCTGATGTACCGCCTCACGTTCGGCTACGAGGATGCGGCAGACGCAATTGAACGTGCTGTTGCCGAGGTGCTTGATGCCGGACATCGGACAGCTGACATTGCGGTGGATAAGAGCAAGGCGCTCAGCACGACAGAAATGGGCGATTTGATCGCCGCGGCTATCCGTTAA
- a CDS encoding peroxiredoxin, producing the protein MAERLVGKAAPDFTMETVSGDGKDFGKVSLSDYRGKWLVFFFYPLDFTFVCPTEITALSDAYDQFKALDTEILGVSVDSIHSHKAWINTAKEANGLGALNFPLASDITKNVARDYGVLIEEEGVALRGLYIIDPEGELKYQVVNHNDVGRSVEETLRVLQALQSGGLCAMNWKPGDSNL; encoded by the coding sequence ATGGCAGAACGTTTGGTTGGTAAAGCGGCTCCTGATTTTACAATGGAAACTGTATCAGGAGACGGTAAAGATTTTGGTAAAGTAAGCCTGTCCGACTACCGCGGCAAATGGCTCGTATTCTTCTTCTATCCGCTTGATTTCACTTTTGTATGTCCAACTGAAATCACGGCTCTCAGCGATGCTTACGATCAATTCAAAGCATTGGATACTGAAATTCTGGGTGTAAGTGTTGACTCTATCCACAGCCACAAAGCTTGGATCAACACAGCTAAAGAAGCTAATGGTCTGGGAGCATTGAACTTCCCACTGGCTTCCGACATCACCAAAAATGTAGCAAGAGACTATGGTGTTCTGATCGAAGAAGAAGGCGTTGCTCTGCGCGGCTTGTACATCATCGATCCAGAAGGCGAATTGAAATATCAAGTTGTTAACCATAACGACGTAGGCCGCAGTGTAGAAGAAACGCTTCGCGTTCTCCAAGCACTTCAATCCGGCGGATTGTGCGCAATGAACTGGAAACCAGGCGACAGCAACCTGTAA
- a CDS encoding aldolase catalytic domain-containing protein gives MIKSSQTKIVDCTIRDGGLVNNWGFSVEFVQNLYAGLNEAGVDYMEIGYKNSPKLLKGADQAGPWRFLDDDFLREVIPHKGKTKLSALVDIGRVDEDDILSREESLLDLIRVACYIKDVDKALALVQTFHDRGYETTLNIMALSNVMENELLEAFELIKESVVDVVYIVDSYGSLDHKDMEYLVNKFKTHLPNKRLGVHTHNNMQMAFSNTLVAADLGVELLDASVYGMGRAAGNCPTELLVTHLKGTKYELRPVLDIIERYMIPLREKEEWGYIMPYMITGTLDEHPRSAMALRASEDKDKIVDFYDKLTTPEVTFDKK, from the coding sequence ATGATTAAGAGTAGTCAGACAAAGATTGTAGACTGTACCATTCGCGATGGCGGACTGGTCAATAATTGGGGTTTTAGTGTGGAATTTGTACAAAATTTATATGCGGGCCTGAATGAGGCTGGCGTGGACTATATGGAAATCGGTTATAAAAATTCGCCTAAACTGCTGAAAGGCGCTGATCAGGCGGGCCCTTGGCGTTTTCTGGATGATGACTTCCTCAGAGAAGTGATTCCTCATAAAGGCAAGACCAAACTGTCCGCCCTTGTAGATATCGGCCGTGTGGATGAAGACGATATTTTGTCACGCGAGGAAAGCTTGTTGGATCTCATCCGTGTCGCTTGTTACATCAAAGACGTGGATAAGGCGCTTGCGCTGGTTCAGACCTTCCACGATCGTGGTTACGAGACTACGCTGAACATTATGGCTCTCTCCAACGTGATGGAGAACGAGCTGCTGGAAGCTTTTGAGCTGATCAAGGAGAGCGTCGTGGATGTGGTCTACATCGTCGATTCTTACGGAAGCCTTGATCATAAAGATATGGAGTACCTTGTAAATAAGTTCAAGACCCATCTGCCGAACAAACGTCTGGGCGTTCATACCCATAACAACATGCAGATGGCGTTCTCCAACACGCTGGTCGCTGCAGATCTTGGCGTTGAGCTTCTGGATGCATCCGTGTACGGGATGGGACGTGCGGCCGGCAACTGCCCGACCGAGCTTCTGGTTACCCATCTGAAAGGCACGAAGTATGAGCTGCGTCCGGTACTGGATATTATCGAGCGCTACATGATCCCTCTTCGCGAAAAAGAAGAGTGGGGTTATATTATGCCTTACATGATTACAGGCACCTTGGACGAACATCCGCGCTCCGCCATGGCACTCCGTGCTTCGGAGGATAAAGACAAAATTGTGGATTTTTATGATAAATTAACGACACCGGAAGTGACCTTCGACAAAAAATAG
- a CDS encoding TetR/AcrR family transcriptional regulator, protein MASPDHSNDTKEKILQTTLDVIKREGFDSVTIRKIASRSDANIALVNYYFGSKDKLINEAIKGLLIGFRDTFDVLDHVSVPPKERLKLFLTRYVQVIQQYPELVLHTIAAGSAMFASQHEYGEFLQATGFHKLQKVFTEITGEKRPDSLMMMVTQIFGAIFLPALMKPLLESGAGVKPAPIDRQIDFLFERYFPEHGEAKERGK, encoded by the coding sequence ATGGCATCGCCAGACCACAGCAATGACACCAAAGAGAAGATTTTGCAGACGACACTAGATGTAATCAAGCGGGAAGGATTCGACAGTGTTACGATTCGCAAGATTGCTTCCCGTTCCGACGCCAACATCGCGCTTGTCAATTACTATTTTGGCTCGAAAGACAAGCTGATCAACGAGGCGATCAAGGGATTGCTGATCGGCTTCCGGGATACCTTCGATGTGCTCGATCACGTGTCTGTGCCACCGAAGGAGCGATTGAAATTATTTTTAACCCGTTACGTTCAGGTCATTCAGCAATATCCGGAGCTGGTGCTGCACACGATAGCGGCCGGCTCGGCGATGTTCGCGTCCCAACATGAGTATGGGGAATTTTTGCAAGCAACTGGATTTCATAAGCTTCAAAAGGTGTTTACAGAGATCACGGGGGAGAAACGGCCGGACTCATTAATGATGATGGTTACGCAAATTTTCGGCGCCATTTTTCTCCCTGCATTAATGAAGCCGCTGCTCGAATCCGGAGCCGGGGTCAAGCCTGCTCCCATCGACCGGCAAATCGATTTTTTGTTTGAGCGCTATTTTCCTGAACATGGAGAAGCAAAGGAGCGAGGAAAATGA
- a CDS encoding HXXEE domain-containing protein, whose product MKFLRDYWQDLGIVVAFFVCIGLLVNGSLMPEIEVILWLSFVAILVHQFEEYRWPGYFGGLFNGVIFRSEHPERYPLNTQSAMIINLGIAYLFYLLPVFVPHLIWLGLAPVFMGFFQFIWHGIFANIKARTIYNPGLGAVLLFHFPIGGWYIYHIVSYNLASAWDWILGSVYFVIAAYIFIIKGNMWLKDEHSPYSFSPKQLGPYNVSPNTVWVDDEI is encoded by the coding sequence ATGAAATTTCTAAGAGATTATTGGCAGGATCTGGGCATCGTTGTCGCCTTCTTTGTATGCATTGGATTGTTGGTCAATGGGAGTCTCATGCCGGAAATCGAAGTCATTTTATGGCTCAGCTTTGTGGCGATATTGGTGCATCAATTCGAAGAATATCGGTGGCCGGGGTATTTCGGAGGGCTGTTTAACGGCGTCATTTTTCGAAGCGAGCATCCGGAACGCTATCCGCTGAATACGCAGTCTGCTATGATCATCAATCTCGGCATCGCTTATCTGTTTTATCTTCTTCCCGTGTTTGTCCCGCATCTCATCTGGCTTGGTCTTGCCCCCGTCTTCATGGGCTTTTTCCAATTTATTTGGCACGGCATATTTGCCAACATCAAAGCAAGAACGATATACAATCCCGGCTTGGGCGCCGTCCTGCTGTTTCATTTTCCGATCGGCGGCTGGTATATCTATCATATCGTTAGTTACAATCTGGCAAGTGCGTGGGATTGGATTTTGGGCTCGGTTTATTTTGTTATCGCCGCGTATATCTTCATCATCAAGGGGAATATGTGGCTGAAGGACGAACACTCGCCGTATTCGTTTTCTCCGAAGCAGCTAGGCCCTTATAACGTGTCTCCGAACACGGTATGGGTCGACGACGAAATATAG
- a CDS encoding ATP-binding protein codes for MLSQIRESELQAIRSFHSSQLIRNKYENILENLDSGIILFDSDGVLAFVNVQMAKLLGVSRKSLTGCTLTQLLRHPQLSRFKKRKILRIFRETVFHRKRFHELVDEYGRSWLITMTYGDQMEGDFLISVKDVSDFKRIEQTAYQNDKLAMLGKISASIAHEIRNPLTSIRGFIQLLRPHLVSLGKDEYARIILTEIDRANDIIYEFLNSSKPSAPETKIVSVSSLLKEVVLLTESEALMKGCQIILHTDKTPPAFISVDVKQIKQVILNIIKNALDAINEHHDENITGVIDISARDTGKHINICISDNGGGMDQNTLNHLFNPFFTTKESGTGLGLSVSYSIIRNHGGSIAVDSQVGSGTEFVITFPKLDVSEV; via the coding sequence TTGTTGAGTCAAATCCGTGAATCTGAGCTGCAGGCTATTCGTTCTTTTCATTCCAGCCAGCTTATTAGGAACAAGTATGAGAACATACTGGAGAATCTCGACAGCGGGATCATCCTCTTTGATAGTGACGGTGTGTTGGCATTTGTTAATGTACAGATGGCAAAATTATTAGGTGTATCCCGTAAATCGCTGACTGGCTGTACGCTGACCCAACTATTGCGTCATCCCCAGCTCTCCAGATTCAAGAAGAGAAAAATACTTCGCATTTTCCGGGAAACGGTATTCCATCGCAAGAGATTTCATGAACTGGTTGATGAATATGGCAGATCGTGGTTGATCACCATGACTTATGGGGACCAGATGGAAGGCGATTTTCTGATCAGCGTGAAGGATGTATCTGACTTCAAACGAATTGAGCAAACCGCTTATCAGAACGATAAGCTGGCCATGCTGGGAAAGATCTCGGCATCCATTGCCCATGAGATACGGAACCCGCTGACCTCCATCCGTGGCTTCATCCAACTGCTTCGTCCACATCTCGTAAGCTTAGGTAAGGACGAATATGCCAGAATTATCCTTACGGAGATTGATCGTGCGAATGATATTATATATGAGTTTCTAAATTCCTCCAAACCCTCTGCTCCAGAAACCAAGATTGTGTCCGTATCCTCTTTATTGAAGGAAGTCGTTCTACTAACTGAAAGTGAAGCCTTAATGAAGGGATGCCAAATTATTCTGCACACTGATAAGACCCCACCTGCGTTTATTTCCGTGGATGTGAAGCAGATCAAACAGGTGATTCTGAATATTATTAAAAATGCCCTGGATGCGATTAATGAGCATCATGATGAGAATATCACCGGAGTAATTGATATTTCCGCCCGCGATACGGGGAAACATATCAACATCTGCATTTCGGATAACGGTGGCGGCATGGATCAGAATACATTGAACCATCTGTTCAATCCATTCTTCACAACGAAAGAGAGCGGAACGGGGCTGGGATTATCCGTGAGTTACAGTATTATTAGAAATCATGGTGGCTCGATTGCCGTGGATAGTCAGGTTGGTAGCGGGACGGAGTTTGTGATTACATTTCCTAAATTGGACGTTTCGGAAGTATAA
- a CDS encoding aldo/keto reductase, with the protein MQYTALGKSGMKVSRLCLGTMNFGPATDEKEAFRIMDAALDAGVNFFDTANVYGWGENSGLTETIIGRWFNQGGGRREKVVLATKFYGSMSDPLDGPNNEAGLSSYKLRRHLEASLKRLQTDHIELYQMHHVDPSVSWDELWGAFEVAVHQGKIGYVGSSNFAGWQIAVAQAAAQSRHFLGLVSEQHKYSLTCRLPELEVLPASQQLGLGVIPWSPLDGGLLGRNALKKIEGTRSGGNAERVEKHRTQLEQFAALCQELGEPQDNVALAWVLKNPAVTGPIIGPRTLEQFESSLRSLEIELDEAVMKRLDEIFPGPGGAAPQAYAW; encoded by the coding sequence ATGCAGTACACTGCTCTAGGTAAATCCGGTATGAAAGTAAGTCGTTTATGTCTGGGGACGATGAATTTCGGTCCTGCCACGGATGAAAAGGAAGCCTTCCGCATCATGGATGCAGCGCTTGACGCCGGCGTCAACTTCTTCGATACGGCCAATGTCTACGGCTGGGGCGAGAACTCCGGGCTGACTGAAACCATTATCGGACGCTGGTTTAATCAAGGCGGGGGGCGCCGCGAGAAAGTCGTTTTGGCAACCAAATTCTACGGCTCCATGAGTGATCCTCTGGATGGCCCCAACAATGAAGCCGGACTATCAAGCTATAAACTTCGTCGTCATCTCGAAGCATCGCTCAAGCGTCTGCAAACGGATCATATCGAGCTGTACCAAATGCATCACGTGGATCCTTCCGTTTCATGGGACGAGCTGTGGGGAGCTTTTGAGGTTGCGGTTCATCAAGGAAAAATCGGATATGTCGGATCCAGCAACTTCGCGGGCTGGCAGATTGCGGTTGCGCAAGCCGCGGCCCAAAGCCGTCACTTCCTGGGCCTCGTTTCCGAGCAGCATAAATACAGCCTGACTTGTCGATTGCCGGAGCTAGAAGTGCTTCCAGCTTCGCAGCAGCTCGGACTCGGCGTTATTCCATGGAGCCCGCTGGACGGGGGACTGCTGGGACGCAATGCGCTTAAGAAAATAGAAGGCACACGCAGCGGAGGCAATGCGGAACGCGTGGAGAAGCATCGCACGCAGCTGGAACAGTTCGCGGCACTCTGCCAGGAGCTGGGCGAACCGCAGGACAATGTCGCCCTTGCCTGGGTACTTAAGAACCCGGCGGTTACGGGACCGATTATCGGACCGCGCACGCTGGAGCAATTCGAAAGCTCCCTGCGCTCGCTTGAGATTGAACTCGATGAAGCCGTGATGAAGCGTCTGGATGAAATCTTCCCGGGTCCGGGCGGCGCGGCTCCGCAGGCCTACGCCTGGTAA